One region of Litorilinea aerophila genomic DNA includes:
- a CDS encoding aconitase/3-isopropylmalate dehydratase large subunit family protein, translating into MSESHLQPSNSQPQTFAQKALARAAGLPAVEIGQVVDARPDVVLSHDNTAAIRRIWLQFGQERVVIPERLAITLDHAVPAPTTRHAQNHAEVRQFVAEQGIRHFWEVGRGICHQVLSEEAIVLPGQLILGADSHTTHFGWMGAFGAGIGRSEVAVLWATGELWLRVPESMRVVLEGELPLGVTAKDFALRLIGDLGADGGLYLSIEFAGDGIQRLSLASRMVLANMMAEFGAKTAYVPPDEKTYRYLAERLMKRKIQDARLGGNVEVTPAQDLGASGQPSIPNLQSFIFDLQSSALFPDPGAEYVATHVYRAEELEPYVACPHSVDNVVPLSQIAGTPVQQAFLGTCTNGRLEDIAAAAAVVRGRRVARGTRFIVIPASSQVLQAAMERGYIQTLVEAGAVIGVPGCGPCMGNHMGIPAPNEVTISSANRNFRGRMGTPEAEIYLASPAVVAASAVAGVIADPREVQGEGVKVEDED; encoded by the coding sequence ATGAGTGAATCCCATTTGCAACCATCCAATTCACAGCCGCAGACCTTCGCCCAAAAGGCCCTGGCTCGGGCCGCGGGCCTGCCGGCGGTAGAAATTGGCCAGGTGGTGGATGCCCGGCCAGACGTGGTGCTCAGCCACGACAACACCGCAGCCATCCGCCGCATCTGGCTTCAGTTTGGCCAGGAACGGGTGGTGATCCCGGAGCGCCTGGCCATCACCCTGGACCACGCGGTACCGGCGCCCACCACCCGCCACGCCCAGAATCACGCCGAGGTCCGCCAGTTCGTGGCGGAACAAGGGATCCGGCACTTCTGGGAGGTGGGCCGGGGCATCTGTCACCAGGTCCTCAGCGAGGAGGCCATCGTGCTGCCCGGCCAGCTCATCCTGGGCGCCGATTCCCACACCACCCACTTCGGCTGGATGGGGGCTTTCGGCGCGGGCATCGGCCGCAGTGAAGTGGCCGTGCTCTGGGCCACGGGTGAACTCTGGCTGCGGGTGCCCGAGTCCATGCGGGTGGTGCTGGAGGGGGAGCTCCCCCTGGGCGTCACGGCCAAAGATTTCGCCCTGCGCCTGATCGGCGACCTGGGCGCCGACGGGGGGCTGTATCTCTCCATCGAGTTTGCCGGCGACGGCATCCAGCGCCTCTCCCTGGCCTCGCGCATGGTCCTGGCCAACATGATGGCCGAGTTCGGCGCCAAGACGGCCTACGTCCCGCCGGATGAGAAGACGTACCGATATTTGGCGGAGCGGTTGATGAAAAGAAAGATTCAAGATGCAAGATTGGGCGGGAATGTTGAAGTGACCCCAGCACAGGATCTCGGGGCGAGCGGTCAGCCCTCCATACCCAATCTTCAATCTTTCATCTTCGATCTTCAATCTTCCGCCCTCTTTCCGGATCCGGGCGCCGAGTATGTGGCCACCCACGTCTACCGGGCCGAGGAGCTGGAGCCCTACGTGGCCTGTCCCCACTCGGTGGACAACGTGGTGCCCCTCTCCCAGATCGCGGGCACGCCCGTGCAGCAGGCCTTTTTGGGCACCTGTACCAACGGCCGCCTGGAGGACATCGCCGCCGCCGCGGCGGTGGTCCGGGGCAGGCGGGTGGCCCGGGGGACCCGCTTCATCGTCATCCCGGCGTCCAGCCAGGTGTTGCAGGCGGCCATGGAACGGGGCTATATCCAGACGCTGGTGGAGGCCGGCGCGGTGATCGGCGTCCCCGGCTGTGGGCCATGCATGGGCAACCACATGGGCATCCCCGCGCCCAACGAGGTCACCATCTCCAGCGCCAACCGCAACTTCCGGGGGCGCATGGGCACGCCGGAGGCGGAGATCTACCTGGCCAGCCCCGCGGTGGTAGCCGCCTCGGCCGTGGCCGGCGTCATCGCCGATCCCAGGGAGGTTCAGGGAGAAGGGGTCAAAGTTGAAGATGAAGATTAA
- a CDS encoding NUDIX hydrolase, whose protein sequence is MPGPNLPADPGPPAAADIPPPDDPRPWQTLSTRQAFRNRWVGVALDQVHLPTGAVYEYTRLEPAGVGVGVVGFNAAGQVLLEREYRHGVGQVIWQLPGGLASPEEDLQAAGLRELLEETGYAPRAVTGETVRYLGAVWDNPALGPGQSHLFAAWDLVPVDRPRRDPAELVTLHWRSPGWLQEAVRRGEIQDRVVVAAVAYCMLNGWI, encoded by the coding sequence ATGCCAGGCCCCAACTTGCCCGCAGATCCAGGCCCTCCGGCAGCGGCGGACATCCCTCCCCCGGACGATCCCCGTCCCTGGCAGACCCTCTCCACCCGTCAGGCCTTCCGCAACCGCTGGGTTGGCGTGGCGCTGGACCAGGTTCACCTGCCCACGGGAGCGGTCTACGAGTACACCCGCCTGGAACCGGCCGGGGTGGGCGTGGGCGTGGTCGGCTTCAATGCCGCGGGCCAGGTGCTCCTGGAGCGGGAATACCGCCACGGCGTGGGCCAGGTGATCTGGCAACTGCCCGGCGGCCTGGCTTCCCCCGAGGAAGACCTCCAGGCCGCGGGCCTGCGGGAGCTGCTGGAAGAGACGGGCTATGCGCCGCGGGCAGTCACCGGGGAGACGGTGCGCTATCTGGGTGCGGTCTGGGACAACCCGGCCCTGGGCCCCGGCCAGAGCCACCTCTTCGCTGCCTGGGATCTGGTGCCGGTGGATCGCCCCCGGCGGGACCCGGCCGAGTTGGTGACCCTCCACTGGCGTTCTCCTGGCTGGCTACAGGAAGCGGTGCGTCGGGGGGAGATTCAGGACCGGGTGGTGGTGGCTGCAGTCGCCTATTGCATGCTCAACGGATGGATTTGA
- a CDS encoding FxLYD domain-containing protein codes for MKLRLFIGGFLLLLWLAACSPVQDRRPDGAPASAQRSGDPPATLTSVTPVSSVPVTATATITATAPVTATLTPTATTPVTGTVAPPTQVPTTTATVTVTVTPTTTVIPTPTVTGTVTATVTPTATPTGMQPPDQTPTPTATPSPTPTGGATPVTPTPTPTPTGSPTPTPAPSTVFLRSHRSYIQGSSLYVVGEVMNGSPVPVYNVKVIATFYDSGGRLIGAQETMTLLPETAPTQANPFKLQLNTTPAAVSRYDLALIWDDISLLEYDRVTVIREEVSDEPVLEVRGELRNDQPVEVRDLRVVVTFYDADLNVLDVFPGTVGSTTLAPGATTSYTITTDKQNFKYESFLVQTQGVLTR; via the coding sequence ATGAAGCTACGACTTTTCATCGGTGGATTTTTGCTGCTCCTGTGGCTGGCAGCATGTTCACCCGTGCAAGACCGGCGCCCGGATGGAGCTCCCGCTTCCGCCCAACGCTCAGGCGACCCGCCGGCCACCCTCACCTCTGTCACGCCGGTTTCCTCTGTCCCCGTGACCGCCACAGCTACCATCACGGCCACCGCGCCGGTGACGGCCACCCTGACACCCACCGCCACAACCCCCGTGACCGGCACCGTCGCGCCGCCCACCCAGGTTCCCACGACCACCGCCACCGTCACGGTCACCGTGACCCCGACCACCACCGTGATTCCGACGCCCACGGTGACGGGAACGGTGACGGCGACGGTGACCCCGACGGCCACGCCCACCGGCATGCAGCCGCCGGATCAGACGCCGACGCCCACGGCCACCCCTTCGCCCACGCCCACGGGCGGTGCCACGCCGGTGACGCCGACCCCCACGCCCACACCCACCGGCTCGCCCACGCCGACGCCGGCGCCCTCCACCGTCTTCCTGCGCAGCCACCGCAGCTACATTCAGGGCTCCAGCCTGTATGTGGTGGGCGAAGTGATGAACGGCTCGCCTGTGCCGGTCTACAACGTCAAAGTGATCGCCACGTTTTACGACAGCGGCGGCCGTCTCATCGGTGCGCAGGAAACCATGACCTTGCTTCCGGAGACGGCACCCACCCAGGCCAATCCCTTCAAGCTCCAACTCAACACCACGCCGGCTGCAGTCAGCCGTTATGACCTGGCCCTGATCTGGGACGACATCAGTCTGCTGGAATACGATCGGGTGACGGTGATCCGGGAGGAGGTCAGCGATGAGCCCGTTCTGGAGGTCCGCGGGGAGTTGCGCAACGATCAGCCTGTGGAAGTCCGGGATTTACGTGTCGTGGTGACCTTCTACGACGCCGATCTCAACGTGTTGGATGTCTTCCCCGGCACCGTGGGTTCCACCACCCTGGCGCCCGGCGCCACCACCAGCTATACCATCACCACCGACAAGCAGAACTTCAAGTACGAGTCGTTCCTGGTTCAGACCCAGGGGGTGTTGACCCGGTAG
- the lysS gene encoding homocitrate synthase yields MSLENFAIIESTLREGEQFANAFFTSDQKVEIARLLDAFGVEYLELTSPAASPQSRKDCERIARLGLKAKILTHVRCHMDDARMAVDTGVDGIDVVFGTSSYLREFSHGKDIPYIIDSAIQVIEFVKSQGLEVRFSSEDSFRSDLVDLLTIYRAVDKIGVNRVGIADTVGIATPRQVYDLVRTLRGVVHCDIEFHGHNDTGCAIANAYCALEAGATHVDTSVLGIGERNGITPLGGLIARLYAYNPELIRRRYNLPLLREVENLVANLVNVDVPFNNYITGFTAFTHKAGIHAKAILNNPSTYEILDPADFGLTRYIHVAHRLTGWNAIKQRAEQLQLNLTDDEIKKITAQIKALADQKQLSLDDVDVLLRNYHSANVDAEAETGLTPSDVVAAD; encoded by the coding sequence ATGAGTCTCGAAAATTTTGCCATCATCGAATCCACCCTGCGTGAGGGCGAGCAATTTGCCAACGCCTTTTTCACCAGCGATCAGAAGGTGGAAATCGCCCGCCTGTTGGACGCGTTCGGCGTCGAGTACCTGGAGCTGACCTCGCCGGCCGCCAGCCCCCAGAGCCGCAAGGACTGTGAGCGGATCGCCCGCCTGGGGCTGAAGGCCAAGATCCTGACCCATGTGCGCTGCCACATGGACGACGCCCGCATGGCGGTGGACACCGGCGTGGATGGCATCGATGTGGTCTTCGGCACCAGCAGCTATCTCCGCGAGTTCTCCCATGGCAAGGACATCCCCTACATCATCGATTCGGCCATCCAGGTCATCGAGTTTGTCAAGAGCCAGGGGCTGGAGGTGCGTTTCAGCTCCGAGGACAGCTTCCGCAGCGATCTGGTGGATCTCCTCACCATCTACCGGGCCGTGGACAAGATCGGCGTGAACCGGGTGGGCATCGCCGATACCGTGGGCATCGCCACGCCCCGGCAGGTCTACGACCTGGTGCGGACCCTGCGGGGCGTGGTCCACTGCGACATCGAGTTCCACGGCCACAACGACACCGGCTGTGCCATCGCCAACGCCTACTGCGCGCTGGAGGCCGGCGCCACCCATGTGGATACCTCGGTGCTGGGCATCGGCGAGCGCAACGGCATCACCCCCCTGGGCGGCCTCATCGCCCGGCTGTACGCCTACAACCCCGAGCTCATCCGTCGCCGCTACAACCTCCCCCTCCTGCGGGAAGTGGAAAACCTGGTGGCCAACCTGGTCAATGTGGACGTGCCCTTCAACAACTACATCACCGGCTTCACCGCCTTCACCCACAAAGCCGGCATCCACGCCAAGGCCATCCTCAACAACCCCAGCACCTACGAGATCCTGGATCCGGCCGACTTCGGCCTCACCCGCTACATCCACGTGGCCCATCGCCTCACCGGCTGGAACGCCATCAAGCAGCGGGCCGAGCAGCTACAGCTCAACCTCACCGACGACGAGATCAAGAAGATCACCGCCCAGATCAAGGCCCTGGCCGACCAGAAGCAGCTGAGCCTGGACGACGTGGACGTATTGCTGCGCAACTACCACAGCGCCAACGTGGACGCGGAGGCAGAGACCGGCCTGACCCCTTCCGACGTGGTGGCCGCCGACTGA
- a CDS encoding nitrilase-related carbon-nitrogen hydrolase, protein MDKLVVACIQQRMRLPWSLEQYQEDLRRFLRVATAKRARLIVFPELAGLMVAPPLLADFKSSLLKRADQGRSRSATPWQRLSGAAARTLARLLHADLRASLAALLDVSAPAVWQAYQEVFAGLAREFGVVLVAPSAYLPDPQDGVLRNLAAVFGSNGELLGTQAKVVLHPDDVDMAQAGQSWNVIPTEVGQLGLILGSDVLYPEVGRLLAYQGAEILAVLAACPEPALYNKIRTGILARMQDNQLFAVASFLVGHNEIGRTGKSFVGKSAIFAPQELTPRLNGVLVEMGNYRSEGVLTAEWDFPALRALWESSDTPVRRQLPLGQTGKILAQLYGRLQGLPNVMEPATLRTLEVNETPTLPASAGSEEVHSLDDLPVISSITSRWPPPSTASPRRGSQAETTDDPLPDDPLPVEEVEDGSWVLPPSPAASTSPPPPVSSEDETDEMDALS, encoded by the coding sequence GTGGACAAGTTAGTGGTTGCCTGCATCCAACAGCGGATGCGCCTGCCATGGAGCCTGGAACAATACCAGGAGGACCTGCGGCGTTTTTTGCGTGTGGCGACGGCAAAACGGGCCCGTCTGATCGTCTTCCCCGAACTGGCCGGGCTGATGGTGGCACCGCCCCTGCTGGCCGACTTCAAATCCAGCCTGCTCAAGCGGGCCGACCAGGGCCGCAGTCGCTCGGCCACCCCCTGGCAACGCCTCTCCGGCGCCGCAGCCCGCACCCTGGCCCGCCTCCTCCATGCCGATCTGCGGGCCAGCCTGGCTGCCCTGCTGGACGTCTCAGCGCCCGCCGTCTGGCAGGCCTACCAGGAGGTCTTCGCCGGCCTGGCCCGGGAGTTCGGCGTGGTGCTGGTCGCCCCCAGCGCCTATCTGCCCGATCCCCAGGATGGCGTCCTGCGCAATCTGGCTGCCGTCTTTGGCAGCAACGGCGAGCTGTTGGGCACCCAGGCCAAGGTGGTGTTGCACCCGGATGACGTGGATATGGCCCAGGCCGGCCAGAGCTGGAACGTGATCCCCACGGAGGTAGGCCAGCTGGGCCTGATCCTGGGGAGCGATGTGTTATACCCCGAAGTGGGCCGCCTCCTGGCCTACCAGGGCGCCGAGATCCTGGCTGTGCTGGCTGCCTGTCCCGAGCCTGCCCTCTACAACAAGATTCGCACGGGTATCCTGGCCCGCATGCAGGACAACCAGCTCTTCGCCGTGGCCAGCTTTCTGGTGGGACACAATGAGATCGGCCGCACCGGGAAGTCCTTCGTGGGCAAGTCGGCCATCTTCGCCCCCCAGGAGCTCACCCCCCGGCTGAATGGGGTGCTGGTGGAGATGGGCAACTATCGCAGCGAAGGCGTCCTGACCGCCGAATGGGACTTCCCCGCTCTGAGGGCGCTGTGGGAATCGTCCGACACGCCGGTGAGACGGCAGTTGCCCCTGGGCCAGACGGGCAAAATCCTGGCCCAGCTCTATGGCCGCCTGCAAGGCCTGCCCAACGTGATGGAGCCCGCCACCTTGCGGACTCTGGAAGTCAACGAAACGCCCACTTTGCCGGCCAGCGCCGGCAGTGAAGAGGTCCATTCCCTGGACGACCTGCCCGTGATCAGCTCCATCACCAGCCGCTGGCCACCTCCCTCCACCGCATCGCCGCGGCGAGGATCTCAGGCCGAAACGACTGACGACCCCTTGCCGGATGACCCTTTGCCGGTGGAAGAGGTGGAGGATGGCAGCTGGGTCCTGCCCCCTTCGCCTGCCGCCTCAACATCGCCGCCTCCGCCGGTGAGCTCGGAAGATGAAACCGACGAAATGGACGCGCTGTCCTGA